A window of the Bactrocera neohumeralis isolate Rockhampton unplaced genomic scaffold, APGP_CSIRO_Bneo_wtdbg2-racon-allhic-juicebox.fasta_v2 cluster09, whole genome shotgun sequence genome harbors these coding sequences:
- the LOC126763934 gene encoding lysophospholipase-like protein 1, with product MIKLRNIFPTTRTHNGTVIFLHGSGDTGSNLAEWVRFILGRDMDFEHIKIIYPTAPVQPYTPLSGQLSNVWFDRRAISIKALENRESLSLMYKKINDLIQNEVDLGVLPNRIIIGGFSMGGALALHIGYHLNCSLAGIFACSSFLNRDSIIYETLEQKIVAENNFPELRMYHGAKDELVPLYWGKETFEKLTKLGVNGQFITLDNALHELKKQQILDIRDWILKKLPDKNQNTLNL from the exons ATGATTAAGTTGAGAAATATTTTCCCGACAACTAGGACCCATAATGGtactgtaatttttttgcatggTTCAG GAGATACTGGGTCTAATCTTGCTGAATGGGTACGTTTTATATTAGGACGCGACATGGACTTTGAacacattaaaattatatatcctACAGCTCCGGTACAACCATATACGCCTTTGTCTGGACAACTTTCCAACGTCTGGTTTGATCGTCGTGCTATTTCGATCAAGGCTTTAGAAAACAGAGAGAGTTTATCGCTAATGTATAAAAAGATTAATGATCTAATCCAGAATGAAGTGGATCTTGGTGTATTACCTAATAGAATCATTATTGGCGGCTTTTCTATGGGAGGTGCGTTAGCCCTACATATAGGGTATCATTTAAATTGTAGTTTAGCTGGAATATTTGCTTGTTCATCTTTCCTGAACCGTGATTCAATAATATATGAAACCTTGGAACAAAAAATAGTTGCGGAAAACAATTTCCCCGAGTTACGGATGTATCATGGTGCAAAAGACGAGCTTGTGCCTTTATATTGGGGTAAAGAAACTTTTGAAAAGTTAACAAAACTTGGTGTAAATGGACAATTTATTACTCTCGACAATGCGTTGCATGAATTAAAGAAACAGCAAATTTTGGATATTAGGGActggattttaaaaaaattgcccgataaaaatcaaaatacactaaatttataa